The following are from one region of the Nicotiana tabacum cultivar K326 chromosome 3, ASM71507v2, whole genome shotgun sequence genome:
- the LOC142176883 gene encoding uncharacterized protein LOC142176883: METICIIVAFNGRWTEDYKYLDHQTKFFLAPESIQFEDFVKQIFELIELDSEKFEIVIWFDINLGTSKGMLVSKDLDLHTFDITERVFASTSNEHANTKTQHDNQERCQQIVEVDMVEAQPLNEEVHQTFDSIQVEGQSIIEIDNEQALAIKGHFEFKVVRSSSTRYSLTCNDDRCRWCVRAFRIKDSTLFKIVKLEKKHDCSVNTRKADQRHATSKLISGYIIDNLRDPRFEVTPAFVMAEMQKLHGLDIGYHKAWRAIQHASALIRGSPEENYELLCSYLYMMTSKNPGTYTNIKIDDNNRFLYMFYAYGSSIAGWNHCRPVIVVDATFLKSKYRGVLMISVSKDANNQIFPLAFGIAESENNNSYEWYFSQLRNAIGSRENLIFLSGRHQAIANGIVKVYPESHHGICIYHLEQNLKRRKVKSEVVKLFQSAARVYKRKEFDIYMSDIANVDKKTYDYLMEEPPERWARSCSPQRRYDMLTTNIVELMNSVLLEARELPILRMMDFIQVKLQHWFYERRNKAEGTFYDVSCWVAEELKNRIDLAFTLNVFPVDSWPIEKRNIKKSDFCSHWYLKESWLKTYKRQIHPVGHTDSWIVPESVKSQIVKPPDFKVPPGRRQKKRHIPATEPSKIKFKCGRCRRIGHNRTACIYSLALHPFSRKHREE, encoded by the exons ATGGAAACAATATGCATAATAGTTGCTTTTAATGGTAGATGGACTGAAGACTATAAATATCTTGATCATCAAACAAAGTTTTTCCTAGCACCTGAGTCAATTCAGTTTGAAGATTTCGTTAAACAGATTTTTGAGCTTATTGAATTGGAtagtgaaaagtttgaaatagtgatatggtttgatatcaacctTGGAACAAGCAAAGGAATGCTTGTATCCAAAGATTTAGATCTTCACACAT TTGATATTACGGAAAGAGTTTTTGCATCAACAAGCAATGAACATGCCAACACAAAAACTCAACATGACAATCAAGAGCGATGCCAACAGATAGTTGAAGTAGATATGGTTGAAGCTCAACCATTAAATGAAGAGGTGCATCAAACATTTGAttctattcaagtagaaggacaaAGCATTATAGAGATTGACAACGAACAAGCTTTGG CAATCAAAGGACATTTTGAATTCAAAGTTGTTAGATCAAGCTCAACAAGATATTCGTTGACATGCAATGATGATAGGTGTCGTTGGTGTGTGCGtgctttcagaattaaagacTCAACATTATTCAAGATAGTAAAGCTTGAGAAAAAGCATGATTGCTCTGTTAACACTAGGAAAGCAGATCAAAGGCATGCTACTTCAAAGTTGATTAGTGGTTACATTATCGATAATCTTCGGGACCCAAGATTTGAAGTTACACCAGCTTTTGTCATGGCAGAGATGCAAAAATTGCATGGACTAGACATTGGATATCACAAGGCGTGGCGTGCTATTCAACATGCTTCCGCTTTAATAAGAGGAAGTCCCGAAGAAAATTATGAATTATTGTgttcatacttgtatatgatGACAAGTAAAAACCCGGGAACTTATACTAACATAAAGATAGACGACAACAACAG gtttctttatatgttttacGCATATGGATCATCGATAGCTGGTTGGAATCATTGTAGACCAGTGATTGTTGTTGATGCGACTTTTTTGAAGTCAAAATATCgtggtgttttaatgatttcagTTTCAAAAGATGCAAATAACCAAATTTTTCCATTAGCCTTTGGAATAGCAGAATCTGAAAACAACAATTCCTATGAGTGGTACTTTAGTCAGCTTCGCAATGCAATTGGGAGCCgtgagaatttgatatttttatcaGGCAGGCATCAAGCTATTGCGAATGGCATTGTAAAGGTATATCCTGAAAGCCATCATGGGATTTGCATCTATCATTTGGAGCAGAACCTAAAGCGAAGAAAGGTGAAAAGTGAGGTCGTAAAACTTTTCCAAAGTGCTGCAAGAGTATACAAGCGTAAAGAATTTGACATATACATGTCAGATATTGCAAATGTAGATAAGAAAACTTATGACTACTTGATGGAAGAACCACCAGAAAGATGGGCACGTTCTTGTAGTCCACAACGAAGAtatgacatgctcacaacaaacATAGTTGAGTTGATGAATTCAGTGCTATTAGAAGCAAGGGAGCTGCCTATACTAAGAATGATGGATTTCATTCAAGTGAAGCTACAACATTGgttttatgaaagaagaaataaagcaGAAGGAACATTTTATGATGTTTCTTGTTGGGTAGCGGAGGAATTGAAGAACAGAATAGATTTAGCATTTACTTTGAAC GTCTTCCCTGTTGATTCATGGC CTATCGAGAAGAGAAATATCAAGAAGTCTGACTTTTGTTCGCACTGGTACTTAAAGGAATCTTGGCTGAAAACATATAAAAGACAAATACATCCTGTAGGACATACTGATTCATGGATTGTACCAGAGAGTGTTAAGTCACAAATTGTTAAACCTCCAGATTTCAAAGTGCCACCTGGTAGAAGGCAAAAGAAAAGGCATATTCCTGCTACCGAGCcatcaaaaataaaattcaaatgtgGTCGTTGCAGAAGAATTGGTCATAATAGAACAGCTTGTATATATTCTCTGGCACTCCATCCATTTTCAAGAAAGCATAGAGAAGAGTAG